In Gulosibacter molinativorax, a single window of DNA contains:
- a CDS encoding DUF6320 domain-containing protein: MGEPTASPLPAVPLAFSRRRVWRTLLLLSLALVVASFAAQLLFSNTADGLGVARSIWLGISAMWLVVLTAVQKRHNLAKTTVYVVLLVSFVCVYWDYLTGWDAWSLTYAVPAVCAAAALGLAIIVRLMRIELGDHIVYSSQTVLFGLAPIAFLALGWVTSPVPSIVCGILSLIVLLPLQLARARMMRHELGKRLHL; encoded by the coding sequence TTGGGTGAGCCGACCGCGAGCCCGCTCCCCGCGGTACCCCTCGCGTTCTCGAGGCGACGCGTCTGGCGCACACTGCTCCTGCTCTCGCTGGCCCTGGTCGTGGCATCCTTTGCCGCCCAACTGCTGTTCAGTAACACCGCGGACGGACTTGGCGTTGCCCGCTCGATTTGGCTCGGAATCAGCGCGATGTGGCTTGTCGTGCTCACCGCGGTGCAGAAGCGACACAATCTCGCGAAGACGACCGTGTACGTCGTACTCCTCGTCAGCTTCGTCTGCGTCTACTGGGATTACCTCACCGGCTGGGACGCCTGGTCACTGACCTACGCCGTGCCCGCGGTGTGCGCCGCGGCCGCACTCGGTCTGGCGATCATCGTGCGGCTCATGCGCATCGAGCTTGGCGACCACATCGTCTACAGCAGTCAGACCGTTCTCTTCGGCCTCGCGCCGATCGCGTTTCTCGCGCTCGGGTGGGTCACGAGCCCCGTGCCGTCGATAGTCTGTGGGATCCTCAGTCTGATCGTGCTGCTGCCCCTGCAACTCGCCCGAGCCAGAATGATGCGGCACGAGCTCGGCAAGCGGCTACACCTGTAG
- a CDS encoding alpha/beta hydrolase, with protein MNGLTRAMLGMFAAPRVNMREDYGKVRRVQRRLVSLWRPLRRVPFRQTAAQVGNRMIPVRIFQPTDRRRNDILVFFHGGGWVTGDIATYTPACAAMADLTGCTVASVNYRLAPEHPFPAGLEDCVNVAQQLLDDPRRAGIDNAGDIVLVGDSAGANLAAAVSLVLRERGHRGPDRQILLYPVTHWDHNPSTSPFDSVREHGEGLRLTNAEIDAYFDLYVPDAERRRNPHVSPLLASDLSGQPKTLVITAEQDLLRDEGEAYGQALADAGNEVTIYRVPEALHGFIQLPKISRQMRDAYEVINEFLDAELAAGQCAPSSGLASS; from the coding sequence GTGAACGGCCTTACCCGCGCGATGCTGGGAATGTTCGCCGCTCCCCGGGTCAACATGCGCGAAGACTACGGCAAGGTTCGCCGCGTACAGCGCCGCCTCGTCTCGCTGTGGCGTCCCCTGCGCCGCGTCCCGTTTCGACAAACCGCCGCTCAGGTCGGAAACCGGATGATCCCCGTCCGGATCTTCCAGCCCACGGATCGACGTCGAAACGACATCCTGGTGTTCTTCCACGGCGGCGGCTGGGTCACCGGCGACATCGCCACGTACACGCCGGCTTGCGCGGCGATGGCGGACCTCACCGGCTGCACGGTCGCGTCCGTCAACTACCGACTCGCCCCGGAGCATCCGTTCCCCGCTGGCCTCGAGGACTGCGTGAATGTCGCGCAACAGCTCCTCGACGATCCGCGCCGGGCCGGCATCGACAACGCGGGGGACATTGTGCTGGTCGGCGACTCGGCTGGGGCAAACCTGGCCGCCGCCGTCTCGCTAGTCCTGCGCGAACGCGGCCACCGGGGCCCGGACCGCCAGATTCTGCTCTATCCGGTGACGCACTGGGACCACAATCCGAGCACCTCGCCATTCGACTCGGTGCGCGAACACGGCGAAGGGCTGCGGCTCACCAACGCCGAGATCGACGCCTACTTCGACCTCTACGTTCCGGATGCTGAGCGGCGACGCAACCCGCACGTCTCGCCGCTCCTGGCATCCGATCTCTCGGGTCAACCGAAAACCCTCGTCATCACCGCCGAGCAAGACCTGCTCCGGGATGAGGGTGAGGCCTACGGCCAGGCCCTCGCCGATGCCGGCAATGAGGTCACGATCTACCGCGTGCCGGAAGCGCTTCACGGGTTCATCCAGCTGCCGAAGATATCCCGGCAGATGCGGGATGCGTACGAGGTGATCAACGAGTTCTTGGACGCGGAGCTCGCCGCGGGGCAGTGTGCCCCCAGCAGCGGTCTGGCCTCGTCGTGA
- a CDS encoding TRAFAC clade GTPase domain-containing protein, translating into MSTTRKFEQHIAVFGESGSGKTVLLSSFYGATQQPQYLQKSLFNIVADDIGQGNRLLQNYLGMRDESRLPPPTQFAATSYSFSVKLKDSADRKARRTRPFDALRLVWHDYPGEWFEQDVSGPEEAKRRVDTFRSLLVSDVAVLLVDGQRLRDHAGEEERYLKSLLTNFRNGLLSLKDELLEDGRQLVQFPRIWVMALSKADLLPDMDVFGFRDLLIAKAGDDITLLREAMEGIVQGDDALAVGEDFLLLSSAKFEANRIEVTERIGVELILPLAAILPFERHVRWSQAKQIPGKVAENLLGGVGALGSNALAAALLGSKFRIPGPIGRIQSVVGLVLPGGMLNDAAGMAGAKLTAANAHALAKHDTLAATLTGFKLDLEKGEERHVLLRSRR; encoded by the coding sequence ATGAGCACAACGAGGAAGTTCGAGCAGCACATTGCCGTGTTCGGCGAGAGCGGCAGTGGCAAGACGGTGCTGCTGTCATCCTTCTATGGCGCCACGCAGCAACCTCAGTACCTGCAGAAGAGCTTGTTCAACATCGTCGCTGACGACATCGGCCAGGGCAATCGGCTCCTGCAGAACTATCTCGGGATGCGCGATGAATCTCGCCTGCCACCCCCGACGCAGTTTGCCGCGACCTCGTACTCCTTTTCGGTCAAGCTCAAAGACAGCGCCGACCGCAAGGCGAGACGAACGCGCCCGTTCGATGCGCTGCGGCTCGTGTGGCACGACTATCCCGGCGAGTGGTTCGAGCAGGACGTGAGCGGTCCGGAAGAGGCGAAACGCCGGGTCGACACCTTCCGGTCACTCTTGGTCTCGGATGTCGCGGTGCTGCTCGTGGACGGGCAGCGGCTGCGTGACCACGCAGGTGAGGAGGAGCGCTACCTCAAGTCGCTCCTGACCAACTTCCGAAACGGCCTGCTGTCGCTCAAGGATGAGCTGCTCGAGGATGGCAGGCAGCTCGTGCAGTTCCCGCGCATCTGGGTCATGGCGTTGTCCAAGGCCGACCTATTGCCGGATATGGACGTCTTCGGCTTTCGAGATCTGCTGATCGCCAAGGCGGGGGACGACATCACGCTCCTTCGCGAGGCGATGGAGGGGATCGTGCAGGGGGATGACGCGCTCGCGGTGGGCGAGGATTTCTTGCTGCTGTCGTCGGCGAAGTTCGAAGCGAATCGGATCGAGGTGACGGAGCGGATCGGAGTCGAACTGATCCTGCCGCTCGCCGCCATCCTCCCGTTCGAGCGCCACGTGCGCTGGAGCCAGGCGAAGCAGATCCCGGGCAAGGTGGCGGAGAATCTGCTCGGCGGCGTCGGCGCGCTGGGGTCAAACGCGCTCGCGGCTGCGTTGCTCGGAAGCAAGTTCAGGATTCCGGGCCCGATCGGCCGCATCCAGTCGGTTGTGGGACTGGTGCTGCCGGGCGGGATGCTCAACGACGCGGCCGGCATGGCCGGGGCGAAGCTGACGGCGGCGAACGCTCACGCGCTCGCGAAGCACGACACGCTCGCCGCGACGCTCACCGGGTTCAAGCTTGACCTCGAGAAGGGCGAGGAGCGGCACGTGCTGCTGCGGAGCCGTCGATGA
- a CDS encoding MFS transporter — protein MSKRLVPGLIYAALSTAVVSSLGMLLVPTIAQEMGVSVATAQWMLTINLLVGVVATPVMGRLSDGPYKKRALFVALAFILIGSVMAALATNFTVFLIGRALQGLTYGIVPATISLARRYVAPEHVRSTISSLSVTVATGLGLGYPLTGILADFLGFRSAFWFAALFIISAAVVVWTTVPDGPDPQAPGGKFDFWGALFLGVGLGSLLLGISEGTTWGWGSVWTIGALALAAVCLTIWSLIEVRSDHPLINLRTLRNGDVLLANGTAIGLGVASYIGLSVASLVVQAPVTTDYGMELPLVWAGFVIAPLSVGSFAANRVVRRVAKRVSTDALLPLGTGVMAAAGVMLWLAHSQLWGLLVGIFLFGVGIGAAYAATPALIARSVAVAELGASVSFNQVLRTAGSSFGTAIAAAIMAAHPGVGENTTDAGITAVFAVGAIVCFTVFAALIVRTMVASPGRGLRA, from the coding sequence ATGAGTAAGCGACTCGTTCCCGGCCTCATCTACGCCGCGCTTTCGACCGCCGTCGTCAGCTCCCTCGGCATGCTGCTCGTGCCAACCATTGCGCAGGAAATGGGCGTCTCGGTCGCAACGGCGCAGTGGATGCTGACGATCAACCTCCTGGTCGGGGTAGTGGCGACCCCGGTCATGGGGCGGCTGAGCGACGGTCCCTACAAGAAACGGGCGCTCTTTGTTGCCCTCGCGTTCATCCTGATCGGCTCGGTGATGGCCGCGCTCGCGACGAACTTCACCGTCTTCCTCATCGGTCGCGCGCTGCAAGGGCTGACCTACGGAATCGTCCCGGCCACGATCTCGCTCGCGCGGCGCTACGTCGCCCCCGAGCACGTCCGTTCGACCATCTCATCTCTGTCGGTCACGGTCGCCACGGGGCTCGGCCTCGGGTACCCGCTCACCGGAATCCTGGCGGACTTCCTCGGCTTCCGCTCCGCGTTCTGGTTCGCCGCGCTCTTCATCATTTCGGCCGCCGTGGTGGTGTGGACCACCGTTCCCGACGGGCCGGACCCGCAGGCGCCCGGGGGGAAATTCGACTTCTGGGGCGCGCTTTTCCTCGGGGTCGGTCTGGGCTCCCTCCTCCTCGGAATCAGCGAAGGCACGACGTGGGGCTGGGGATCGGTTTGGACGATCGGCGCGTTGGCCCTCGCTGCCGTGTGCCTGACCATCTGGTCACTCATCGAGGTGCGTTCCGATCACCCGTTGATCAACCTTCGCACGCTGCGGAACGGCGACGTCCTGCTCGCCAACGGCACCGCGATCGGTCTCGGCGTCGCGTCGTACATCGGGTTGTCCGTGGCGAGCCTGGTGGTGCAGGCGCCGGTCACGACGGATTACGGTATGGAGCTTCCCCTCGTCTGGGCGGGGTTTGTGATCGCCCCGCTCTCGGTGGGGAGTTTCGCGGCGAATCGAGTCGTCCGCCGGGTCGCCAAGCGCGTGTCGACGGATGCGCTGCTTCCACTCGGCACGGGGGTCATGGCCGCCGCAGGAGTCATGCTCTGGCTCGCACACTCGCAGCTCTGGGGCCTGCTCGTGGGGATATTTCTCTTCGGTGTCGGCATCGGCGCGGCATACGCGGCAACGCCGGCGCTCATCGCACGGAGTGTCGCGGTGGCCGAGCTTGGCGCATCGGTGAGCTTCAACCAGGTGCTGCGCACCGCGGGGAGCTCGTTCGGAACGGCGATCGCGGCAGCGATCATGGCGGCGCATCCGGGCGTCGGCGAGAACACGACCGACGCCGGAATCACCGCGGTCTTCGCGGTCGGCGCGATCGTCTGCTTCACGGTGTTCGCCGCCCTCATCGTGCGAACCATGGTCGCTTCGCCTGGACGCGGGCTGCGGGCGTGA
- a CDS encoding MarR family winged helix-turn-helix transcriptional regulator has protein sequence MTEKHAEDLALEFLSALRPLSLSLRARRTLSEGKVGILRHLAAHGPAMVSELAAAIHVSAQGASLGVRDLETVGCVERRSDETDRRRVWIAITDSGREALATESSASANLLRTAVAHTLDDEERATLAAAIPVLAKLGASILDE, from the coding sequence GTGACCGAGAAACACGCAGAAGACCTCGCCCTAGAATTCTTGAGCGCCCTGCGGCCGCTGTCTCTCTCGCTGCGCGCGCGACGGACGCTCTCGGAGGGCAAGGTCGGAATCCTACGACATCTCGCCGCCCACGGTCCGGCGATGGTCTCGGAGCTGGCTGCCGCCATTCACGTGAGCGCGCAGGGGGCATCGCTCGGTGTGCGCGACCTTGAAACCGTCGGATGCGTCGAGCGACGAAGCGACGAGACCGACCGCCGGCGGGTGTGGATCGCGATCACTGACTCGGGCCGAGAGGCGCTCGCAACGGAGTCATCGGCCTCCGCGAATCTGCTCCGGACGGCCGTCGCACACACCCTCGATGACGAGGAACGCGCCACACTCGCGGCCGCGATCCCGGTCCTCGCGAAGCTCGGAGCGAGCATCCTCGATGAGTAA
- a CDS encoding ABC transporter substrate-binding protein: MSRFLRTASATLATAGLIALAGCASADPLSTSETDAESSSGDSIVIGSQDYYSNEIIAEIYAQALEAEGLTVDRQFRIGQREAYLPEIEAGSIDLFPEYSGPLLQYWGGEADASTSEDVYAELQATVPEGLRVLDQSPATDQDSYVVTQEFADEWDLETIADLANVTEPLTLGANSEAETRPNGPIGLKEVYGVDAEFTPIEDGGGPLTVQALKDGDIQLAIIYTADPSIAQNGLVSLEDPEGLFLASHVVPLASENVSDEAAAIIDEISAAMVPEDLIGLNVRSVEEELPAADIAADWLTEKGLV; this comes from the coding sequence ATGTCACGATTCCTTCGCACCGCATCCGCCACTCTGGCTACCGCCGGCCTCATCGCGCTCGCTGGCTGCGCATCCGCTGATCCCCTCTCGACGTCAGAGACCGACGCCGAGTCTTCGAGCGGCGACTCGATTGTGATCGGTTCGCAGGACTACTACTCGAACGAGATCATCGCCGAGATCTACGCCCAAGCGCTCGAGGCGGAGGGCCTGACTGTCGATCGTCAGTTCCGCATTGGGCAGCGAGAGGCGTATCTGCCGGAGATCGAGGCTGGCTCAATTGATCTGTTCCCCGAGTACTCGGGACCCCTGCTTCAGTACTGGGGTGGTGAGGCCGACGCGAGCACGAGCGAGGACGTGTACGCCGAGCTCCAAGCGACTGTGCCAGAGGGGCTCCGCGTCCTCGACCAGTCCCCCGCGACCGACCAGGACTCCTACGTGGTCACCCAGGAGTTCGCAGACGAGTGGGACCTCGAGACGATCGCCGACCTGGCGAACGTGACCGAGCCGCTCACCCTTGGTGCCAATTCCGAGGCCGAGACCCGCCCGAACGGTCCGATCGGTCTCAAGGAGGTGTACGGCGTCGATGCCGAGTTCACGCCTATTGAGGATGGCGGCGGCCCGCTGACGGTACAGGCGCTCAAGGACGGCGACATCCAGCTCGCCATTATCTACACCGCCGACCCCTCCATTGCCCAGAACGGCCTCGTATCGCTCGAGGACCCGGAGGGACTCTTCCTCGCCTCGCACGTCGTGCCGCTCGCGAGCGAAAACGTCAGTGACGAGGCCGCGGCCATCATTGACGAGATCAGCGCGGCGATGGTTCCGGAGGATCTCATCGGACTCAACGTCCGCAGCGTCGAAGAGGAACTCCCTGCGGCAGACATCGCGGCCGACTGGCTGACCGAAAAGGGACTCGTGTAG
- a CDS encoding ABC transporter permease, whose amino-acid sequence MTLFADAIAWLADPVNWSGASGIPARTGEHLLITAGTLAAASLIALPTGVLIGHTGRGAGVVGAVTGAARAIPTLGLLTIFALALGIGLQAPLLALIILAIPSLLAGAYAGIQSIDRTTIDAARAVGMSTGQLLRHVELPLALPVLLGGIRAATLQVVATATLAAYTADFGLGRYLFAGLKTRDYAQMLGGAIIVIVIALVLELSLAALQSAAQARAAPSSSAKSSIPNRIPHA is encoded by the coding sequence ATGACACTGTTCGCCGACGCCATCGCGTGGCTCGCCGACCCGGTGAACTGGTCCGGCGCCTCCGGAATTCCGGCTCGAACCGGTGAACATCTGCTCATCACCGCCGGGACCCTCGCAGCCGCATCGCTCATTGCACTCCCGACCGGGGTGCTCATCGGGCATACGGGCCGCGGCGCCGGGGTGGTCGGCGCCGTTACCGGCGCCGCGCGCGCGATTCCGACGCTCGGTCTGCTCACGATCTTCGCGCTAGCGCTCGGCATCGGGCTGCAAGCACCGCTGCTGGCGCTCATCATCCTCGCAATTCCCTCGCTACTCGCCGGCGCCTACGCGGGCATCCAGTCGATCGACCGGACGACGATTGACGCCGCCCGCGCCGTGGGCATGAGCACAGGGCAGCTGCTTCGCCACGTCGAACTGCCGCTCGCCCTTCCCGTTCTCCTCGGCGGCATCCGCGCCGCGACCCTGCAGGTAGTCGCCACCGCGACGCTTGCTGCCTACACGGCCGACTTTGGGCTCGGTCGATACCTGTTCGCGGGACTCAAGACCCGCGACTATGCGCAGATGCTCGGCGGCGCCATCATCGTGATCGTCATCGCCCTCGTGCTCGAGCTCTCGCTCGCCGCACTGCAAAGCGCGGCGCAGGCTCGCGCGGCGCCGAGCTCGTCAGCCAAGTCCAGCATCCCCAACCGAATCCCGCACGCCTAA
- a CDS encoding ABC transporter permease has protein sequence MTWLSANWPQVVSLTIDHLLLSLPAILVSILVAVPIGRLAWRRPRLGRPVLVAAMLMYAIPALPLLIVIPAIFNVPLRSEATMIIALSIYGTALLASTAADAFTSVDSRVREAAIAIGHSRMGMFWRVDLPLAFPVLLSGIRVMTVSTISLVTIGALIGVPGLGMLLTDGFQRGIGAEVATGIIATVALALIADGLLLLLGRAVTPWSRARHRPVATRKLEVTA, from the coding sequence GTGACGTGGCTGAGCGCGAATTGGCCGCAGGTCGTCAGCCTCACCATCGACCACCTGCTGCTGTCGCTCCCCGCAATCCTCGTGAGCATCCTCGTGGCGGTCCCGATCGGCCGCCTGGCGTGGCGCCGTCCGCGACTCGGTCGGCCCGTTCTCGTGGCCGCGATGCTCATGTACGCCATCCCGGCCCTCCCGCTGCTCATCGTCATCCCCGCGATCTTCAACGTTCCGCTGCGCTCCGAAGCGACCATGATCATCGCCCTCAGTATTTACGGCACCGCGCTGCTCGCGAGCACCGCGGCGGACGCGTTCACCTCGGTTGATAGCAGGGTGCGAGAGGCAGCCATTGCCATTGGGCACTCCCGCATGGGCATGTTTTGGCGCGTCGACTTGCCGCTCGCGTTCCCGGTGCTGCTCTCAGGAATCCGCGTCATGACGGTGTCCACCATCAGCCTCGTCACCATCGGCGCGCTCATCGGCGTGCCCGGTCTCGGGATGCTGCTGACAGACGGCTTCCAGCGCGGCATCGGCGCCGAAGTGGCGACAGGGATCATTGCCACAGTCGCGCTCGCGCTCATCGCCGACGGCCTGCTGCTCCTCCTCGGCCGCGCCGTCACTCCCTGGTCGCGGGCCCGCCACCGCCCGGTTGCCACGCGGAAGCTCGAGGTGACCGCATGA
- a CDS encoding ABC transporter ATP-binding protein has translation MIEYEGVTKTFPDGSIAVSSFSFQIPSHQVVALVGSSGCGKTTLLRMVNRMVEPTGGRVLIDGRDVREMDPVALRRSIGYVLQNGGLLPHRTVVDNVATVPMLQGVSRREARSAAVGLLERVGLDPQLATRFPAQLSGGQQQRVGVARALATDPNILLMDEPFGAVDPIVRRDLQDELLSLQADLGKTILFVTHDVDEAFRLGDEVVVLRERAAIAQSGTPASILASPANDFVRAFIGADRAARALRIEHVDGRDVAVDGQGTPVGVIEP, from the coding sequence ATGATCGAGTACGAAGGCGTCACGAAGACTTTCCCGGACGGTTCGATCGCTGTCTCATCATTCTCTTTTCAGATTCCATCGCACCAAGTCGTCGCGCTCGTCGGGTCGTCGGGATGCGGCAAGACGACGCTGCTCCGAATGGTCAACCGCATGGTCGAGCCGACCGGCGGTCGGGTACTCATCGATGGCCGCGACGTGCGGGAGATGGACCCGGTCGCGCTGCGTCGATCCATCGGCTACGTGCTGCAGAACGGCGGCCTCCTCCCCCATCGCACGGTCGTAGACAACGTGGCAACGGTCCCGATGCTGCAGGGAGTTTCTCGCCGAGAAGCACGGTCGGCTGCAGTAGGGCTCCTTGAGCGCGTCGGCCTCGATCCGCAGCTTGCCACACGGTTTCCCGCGCAGCTTTCAGGCGGCCAGCAGCAGCGCGTCGGGGTGGCGCGGGCGCTCGCGACCGACCCGAACATCCTGCTCATGGACGAGCCGTTCGGCGCCGTAGACCCGATCGTTCGCCGAGACCTGCAAGACGAGCTCCTGTCCCTCCAGGCCGATCTCGGCAAGACCATCCTGTTCGTCACGCACGATGTCGACGAGGCGTTTCGCCTCGGCGACGAGGTAGTCGTGCTCCGCGAGCGCGCGGCCATCGCCCAGAGCGGTACTCCGGCGAGCATTCTCGCAAGCCCAGCAAACGACTTCGTCCGCGCATTCATCGGCGCCGATCGGGCTGCTCGCGCGCTGCGCATCGAGCACGTCGACGGGCGCGACGTCGCGGTCGACGGACAAGGCACGCCGGTCGGGGTGATCGAGCCGTGA
- a CDS encoding ABC transporter ATP-binding protein, with protein MTGTADHASPNPTEQLEVRGVRKAFGDRLVLNGITLTVAPGEIVSLVGPSGSGKSTLLGILTGAVEPDAGSIRFANAPVPERHRPFAYMPQRDVLLPWRTVLDNAGIGLEVAGQSRADARRQARGLFAPFGLAGTEHLYPQQLSGGMRQRVAFLRTVVQRKPVLLLDEPFGALDAITRDELQRWLLEIWRRHAWSILLITHDIREAVRLSDRVLILPSVPGPLLGDVRVSRDIPRLDGFITDPRVPELEAALHDLLRQAAGAGRVA; from the coding sequence ATGACCGGAACCGCCGACCACGCCAGCCCCAACCCGACTGAGCAACTCGAGGTCCGCGGTGTGCGCAAAGCGTTCGGCGATCGGCTCGTCCTGAACGGCATCACTCTCACCGTCGCCCCGGGTGAGATCGTCTCGCTGGTGGGACCGAGCGGCAGCGGGAAATCGACGCTGCTCGGCATCCTCACGGGTGCAGTGGAGCCCGATGCCGGGAGCATCCGATTCGCGAACGCGCCGGTACCCGAGCGCCATCGGCCATTCGCGTACATGCCGCAGCGCGATGTGCTGTTGCCATGGCGCACCGTGCTCGACAACGCCGGCATTGGCCTCGAGGTCGCCGGACAGTCGCGGGCGGATGCGCGCAGACAGGCCCGCGGGCTGTTCGCTCCGTTCGGGCTGGCGGGAACCGAGCACCTGTATCCGCAGCAGCTTTCCGGGGGTATGCGTCAGCGCGTCGCGTTCCTCCGCACAGTCGTGCAGCGCAAGCCCGTGCTGTTGCTCGACGAGCCGTTCGGCGCACTGGATGCCATCACCCGCGACGAACTGCAGCGCTGGCTGCTCGAGATCTGGCGGCGCCACGCGTGGAGCATCCTGCTGATCACCCACGACATCCGCGAGGCGGTGCGTCTCTCCGACCGAGTCCTGATTCTCCCGTCTGTGCCCGGACCACTCCTCGGCGACGTGCGCGTCAGTCGAGACATCCCACGGCTCGATGGCTTCATCACCGACCCGCGGGTGCCGGAGCTCGAGGCCGCCCTGCACGACCTGCTCCGGCAGGCTGCCGGGGCAGGACGAGTTGCATGA
- a CDS encoding ABC transporter permease encodes MTLLRTVAPPVIAFLAFVLIWQVVAAAGLVPADILPSPTRIATSGAQESEALLRHALPTLLATITGFALSLTVAFGVATALDFSGPLRRALLPLLIMSQTLPLIALAPLVVLWFGFGLLPKILLVAFVTFFPMVVGLLRGFASADPEAEHLLRSMGASRLTVFRMLRLPASTPSFFSSLRISITYAVVGAIFAEYAGAVAGLGVYMQSAKHVFRTDLVLAAVLVSTILTLTLYGIVVLIERRCVPWLRLADDVEAETSSAPRTKRPVEVAR; translated from the coding sequence TTGACGCTCCTTCGCACCGTGGCGCCCCCGGTCATCGCGTTCCTGGCGTTCGTGTTGATCTGGCAGGTCGTCGCGGCGGCGGGCTTGGTTCCCGCGGACATCCTGCCCTCTCCGACCCGCATCGCCACATCGGGTGCGCAGGAAAGCGAGGCCCTGCTCCGTCACGCGCTTCCCACGCTGCTCGCGACCATTACTGGCTTCGCGCTCTCGCTCACGGTCGCGTTCGGGGTCGCGACCGCGCTCGATTTCTCGGGACCGTTGCGACGCGCGCTGCTGCCCCTGTTGATCATGAGCCAGACCCTTCCGCTCATCGCGCTCGCACCGCTGGTGGTGCTGTGGTTCGGTTTCGGGCTGCTCCCGAAGATCCTGCTCGTGGCGTTCGTCACGTTCTTCCCCATGGTCGTGGGGCTGCTTCGCGGGTTCGCCTCAGCAGACCCGGAGGCCGAGCATTTGCTGCGATCGATGGGAGCGTCGCGCCTCACCGTGTTTCGGATGCTTCGGTTGCCAGCCTCGACGCCGTCCTTCTTCTCGTCATTGCGGATTTCAATCACCTACGCCGTGGTCGGCGCGATCTTCGCCGAGTACGCGGGCGCGGTCGCGGGCCTCGGTGTCTACATGCAGTCGGCCAAACACGTGTTTCGCACCGACCTCGTCCTCGCGGCGGTTCTGGTGAGCACCATCCTGACGCTCACGCTGTACGGGATCGTCGTCCTGATAGAACGGCGGTGCGTACCCTGGCTCCGTCTCGCTGACGATGTGGAAGCCGAGACTTCGAGCGCACCACGAACGAAGCGCCCCGTGGAGGTAGCCCGATGA
- a CDS encoding ABC transporter substrate-binding protein produces the protein MTDAEPGGTGNGDLMPVTFALDWAPNTNHIGVYVAEELGYFEEAGLDVEILPYGSTAATQLVSSGVADFGIGGQSSVQMARTSGLDLVSVYRVTQTDTGQLVVLGDRDDVNRPADLDGQTFGGFGAPLYSALAASTIRGDGGEGEFEEVVLDTGAYDALSQGRIDFTLSVATWEGLQTELDGHPYKSFRYQDYGVPDQQSTGIVSSDAYLAEHPEEAEAFVQAVARGYEYAVENPTDAADILIAANPDTLGAADDLVHASAELLAEAGYLAVDERPIGAANPDTWDAFGSFLFDNGFLVDSAGEPVETEPDWDEYYTDEYLN, from the coding sequence TTGACTGATGCTGAACCGGGCGGCACGGGCAACGGCGACCTCATGCCGGTCACGTTCGCACTGGACTGGGCCCCGAACACCAACCACATCGGGGTGTACGTCGCGGAGGAGCTCGGCTACTTCGAAGAGGCCGGCCTCGACGTCGAGATCCTCCCCTACGGCTCGACTGCGGCGACTCAGTTGGTGTCGTCCGGCGTCGCCGACTTCGGCATCGGCGGCCAGTCGAGCGTGCAGATGGCCCGCACCTCTGGACTCGACCTCGTCTCGGTCTACCGCGTGACGCAGACCGACACCGGTCAGCTCGTCGTCCTCGGGGATCGGGATGACGTGAATCGCCCCGCCGACCTCGATGGCCAGACCTTTGGCGGGTTCGGTGCACCCCTCTACTCGGCACTCGCCGCATCGACCATCCGCGGAGACGGGGGCGAGGGCGAGTTCGAGGAGGTCGTGCTCGACACCGGTGCCTACGACGCGCTTTCGCAGGGGCGCATTGACTTCACGCTCTCGGTGGCGACCTGGGAGGGTCTGCAAACCGAGCTGGACGGCCACCCCTACAAGTCGTTCCGCTACCAGGACTACGGCGTGCCCGACCAGCAGTCCACGGGCATCGTCTCGAGCGACGCCTACCTCGCCGAGCATCCGGAAGAGGCCGAGGCATTCGTCCAGGCCGTCGCCCGCGGATACGAATACGCCGTCGAGAACCCGACCGACGCCGCCGACATTCTCATCGCCGCGAACCCCGACACCCTCGGAGCCGCCGACGACCTCGTTCACGCGAGCGCCGAGCTGCTGGCGGAAGCGGGTTATCTCGCCGTCGACGAGCGGCCGATCGGTGCGGCCAACCCAGACACATGGGATGCGTTCGGCTCGTTCCTCTTCGACAACGGCTTCCTCGTCGACTCCGCGGGCGAACCCGTCGAGACCGAACCCGACTGGGACGAGTACTACACCGACGAGTACCTCAATTGA